In Flavobacterium sp. CBA20B-1, one DNA window encodes the following:
- a CDS encoding ankyrin repeat domain-containing protein: protein MVDQDLRTTVTSKQFDQAIAMLKEHPECFSEMNKWNQNFIIAECMRQKAYTVINTLIEEELVITDVFELDTFSGSFIETVMSNLPFYAQPLTIYNSAQLSQETPDAEALAFLEKFVAQIENIDEWMGRETLLLWALTKQLPLPAIEILINAGCDINQYDNVENSLLHLNLPAKYAEFLLNSGLEVDMKNKGNVTPLQKAIDNGNVEVVRLLLDNGANPQHKDKDGNSLFYVALYDKLNFEIYDVLCEFDTPNFEEKNQFGRTLLFDFVNRMDAYSSKQAISYLSKILEQGADMLQPCTIYNESKSPLDIAITKPQSVFEIFFNQLPIDINDQDDNGDTILHKLCGVNLNFEANKAKDLYRKVKLVLKNGADKAIRNNQDQLPLDLATDDNLKEKIVILLMN, encoded by the coding sequence ATGGTGGACCAAGACTTAAGAACAACCGTTACCAGCAAACAATTTGACCAAGCGATTGCTATGTTAAAAGAACATCCGGAATGTTTTTCAGAAATGAATAAATGGAACCAGAATTTCATTATCGCTGAATGTATGCGGCAAAAGGCATATACTGTGATTAACACGCTTATAGAGGAAGAATTGGTGATAACCGATGTGTTCGAGCTCGATACTTTTTCAGGAAGTTTTATAGAAACAGTGATGAGCAATCTCCCTTTCTATGCACAGCCTTTGACCATTTATAATTCTGCGCAACTTTCACAAGAAACACCAGATGCAGAAGCCTTAGCATTTTTAGAAAAATTTGTCGCCCAAATCGAAAATATCGACGAATGGATGGGACGAGAAACACTATTACTGTGGGCTTTAACAAAGCAGTTACCGCTTCCAGCAATCGAAATTTTAATTAACGCCGGATGCGATATCAATCAATATGATAACGTAGAAAACAGCTTACTCCATCTCAATTTGCCCGCAAAGTATGCCGAATTTCTACTGAATTCTGGTCTGGAAGTCGATATGAAAAATAAAGGAAATGTAACGCCGCTACAAAAAGCCATCGATAATGGAAATGTAGAGGTGGTGCGACTCTTACTCGACAATGGTGCGAATCCTCAGCATAAAGACAAAGATGGAAATTCACTGTTTTACGTCGCTCTATACGATAAACTCAACTTTGAAATTTATGATGTCTTGTGCGAATTCGATACGCCAAACTTTGAAGAGAAAAATCAATTTGGAAGAACTTTATTGTTTGATTTTGTGAACCGAATGGATGCCTATTCGAGCAAACAAGCGATAAGCTATCTTTCTAAAATACTCGAACAAGGAGCGGATATGCTGCAACCTTGTACCATCTACAACGAATCAAAATCACCATTGGATATTGCCATTACCAAACCACAATCTGTATTTGAAATCTTTTTTAATCAGTTACCAATAGATATCAACGATCAAGACGATAATGGCGATACCATTCTTCACAAACTATGTGGCGTCAACCTCAATTTTGAAGCGAATAAAGCCAAAGACCTTTACCGAAAAGTGAAATTAGTCTTAAAAAATGGAGCCGATAAAGCCATCAGAAACAACCAAGATCAATTGCCGCTAGACCTCGCGACAGACGATAACTTGAAGGAGAAAATTGTTATATTATTGATGAATTAG
- a CDS encoding four helix bundle protein: MKEALKRRTKSFAIQIVRMTDGLPNKQIGWTITNQIVRSGTSVAANYRAVCRAKSDKDFISKMETVIEEADETIFWLELILDLALIPAEEIEQLMKEGNELISIFVSSVKTVKKRLNN, encoded by the coding sequence ATGAAAGAAGCACTTAAAAGGAGAACAAAATCATTTGCAATTCAAATTGTGAGAATGACTGATGGTCTACCTAATAAGCAAATTGGGTGGACAATTACCAATCAGATTGTGCGTTCAGGAACATCGGTAGCTGCAAATTATCGCGCAGTTTGTAGAGCTAAAAGCGATAAGGATTTTATTTCGAAAATGGAAACCGTTATTGAGGAAGCTGACGAAACTATATTTTGGTTAGAGTTGATTCTTGATTTGGCATTAATTCCTGCAGAAGAAATTGAACAGTTAATGAAAGAGGGAAATGAATTAATTTCAATTTTCGTTTCCTCTGTTAAAACGGTAAAAAAACGACTTAACAATTAA
- a CDS encoding ankyrin repeat domain-containing protein — MSISFIKACENGKRKIAELLLEQEVTDVNYTDEKGRTALHYAAHRGYVEICEHLISKGADVDYEDQNGETPLFFATLQNQLRIIELLIKHGANTEITDYQGNTLLHIAARNGQKPICDYLLQQDFAIERVNNEGQTPLMLSVIYNKKPVVELLIAHDADLSVNTKKGNNLLHLAMQKANLPIIKLLLENGLAVDESDEAGNTPLFKACAANNIMLIKLFLEYGADVFQTNQEGISPIFYACAYNQKQLVKLFIEKGVDVNFQTPSQGAVTLGSYLDFVETAQNLSSDSLYNLSSSYTAGGESLLHLATKNGHLYMVDLLLNNGADVNIQDESENTALHYAAARGKKDIVALLIANGADVNLTNAREQKALDYASHRGFNEIAALLLGEDSNNDAMPKQNPLANNKVTDHTAEAKDVRTKLKELKALFDDGLIDEEEYKSAKRKLL; from the coding sequence GTGAGCATATCATTTATTAAAGCCTGTGAAAATGGCAAACGAAAAATAGCAGAACTTCTTCTAGAGCAGGAAGTCACCGACGTAAACTACACCGACGAAAAGGGGCGAACAGCCTTGCACTACGCAGCGCATCGTGGGTATGTAGAAATTTGTGAACATCTTATCAGTAAAGGTGCAGATGTTGATTATGAAGACCAAAATGGAGAAACGCCCTTGTTTTTCGCTACACTTCAAAATCAATTGCGGATTATTGAATTACTGATTAAACACGGAGCAAATACTGAAATTACAGACTACCAAGGGAACACGCTTTTACATATCGCTGCGAGAAATGGACAAAAACCGATTTGTGACTACTTGTTGCAGCAAGATTTCGCTATAGAACGTGTAAATAATGAGGGGCAAACACCGCTGATGCTGTCTGTAATTTATAATAAAAAACCTGTGGTGGAATTACTGATTGCACACGATGCCGACCTTTCTGTCAACACGAAAAAAGGAAACAATTTACTGCATTTAGCGATGCAAAAAGCCAACCTGCCAATCATTAAATTATTGCTTGAAAATGGATTAGCTGTAGATGAAAGCGATGAAGCTGGAAACACGCCATTATTTAAGGCTTGTGCCGCGAATAATATTATGCTGATTAAGCTATTTCTTGAATATGGAGCAGATGTGTTTCAAACCAATCAGGAAGGGATTTCGCCTATTTTTTATGCCTGCGCTTATAACCAGAAGCAGTTGGTGAAGCTATTTATTGAAAAAGGAGTGGATGTCAATTTCCAGACACCATCGCAAGGCGCTGTAACACTAGGCAGCTACCTAGATTTTGTAGAAACAGCACAAAATTTATCTTCAGATAGTTTGTACAATTTAAGTAGCAGTTACACCGCAGGAGGTGAGAGTTTGCTGCATTTAGCAACAAAAAATGGGCATTTGTATATGGTTGATTTACTCCTAAACAATGGCGCCGATGTTAATATTCAAGACGAATCGGAAAACACAGCCTTACACTATGCCGCAGCTAGAGGAAAGAAGGATATTGTAGCCCTATTAATTGCGAATGGTGCAGATGTAAACCTCACCAATGCAAGAGAACAAAAAGCCTTGGATTATGCAAGTCACAGAGGTTTTAACGAAATTGCAGCACTGCTTTTAGGCGAAGATTCGAATAACGATGCCATGCCAAAACAGAATCCGTTGGCAAATAATAAAGTTACAGATCACACAGCTGAAGCAAAAGACGTCCGTACTAAATTAAAAGAACTCAAAGCCTTATTTGACGATGGCTTAATCGATGAAGAGGAATATAAAAGTGCGAAAAGAAAGTTACTTTAG